A stretch of Triticum aestivum cultivar Chinese Spring chromosome 1D, IWGSC CS RefSeq v2.1, whole genome shotgun sequence DNA encodes these proteins:
- the LOC123166112 gene encoding BTB/POZ and MATH domain-containing protein 1-like, translating to MSKRAKTAEPESQTTIVGSSAFQFKVDYEQVKQLPTGKSVFSDAVSAGGHLWRIECFPRGVNEADRECVSIFLEHMSKSKSVGAFFEVLMMGRDGKPCLSHIRRAFETFEITEDGDTFGWHQFVKGTVVEKDYLAGRHVTFVCAIMVVDDSTILSPILVPSSDIGTHLGRLLDHADGTDVSFVVDDETFRAHRAVLAARSPVFRAKLFGSMSEATMPSITLHSIKPATFKVMLQFIYTDELPEEDELQDSSAQMFQDLLAAADRYALDRLKIICAQKLWEKVSVETVATILAWAETYNCQQLKNKCIVFFVVEENFRKVMFTDGYGLLLLKFPAIIAELRKRV from the coding sequence TGAGCAAGCGGGCTAAGACGGCAGAGCCGGAGTCGCAGACGACCATTGTGGGCTCTTCTGCCTTCCAGTTCAAAGTAGACTACGAGCAAGTTAAGCAGCTTCCCACCGGCAAGTCCGTCTTCTCCGATGCCGTATCCGCCGGTGGGCACCTGTGGAGGATTGAGTGCTTCCCGCGTGGGGTGAACGAGGCCGACAGGGAGTGTGTTTCTATCTTCCTCGAGCACATGAGCAAATCCAAAAGTGTTGGGGCATTCTTCGAGGTCTTGATGATGGGCAGGGACGGCAAACCATGCCTGTCACATATACGTAGGGCATTTGAAACCTTTGAGATCACGGAAGACGGCGACACCTTTGGATGGCATCAGTTCGTGAAGGGGACTGTTGTGGAGAAAGATTACTTGGCAGGGAGACACGTCACGTTTGTGTGCGCGATCATGGTCGTCGATGACAGTACTATTCTCAGTCCTATTCTCGTCCCATCTTCAGACATCGGGACCCATCTTGGCCGTCTGCTAGACCATGCTGACGGGACGGACGTGTCATTCGTCGTCGACGATGAGACATTCCGTGCACACCGAGCGGTGCTTGCTGCCCGCTCGCCGGTGTTTAGAGCAAAGCTCTTCGGTTCCATGTCTGAGGCTACAATGCCATCCATCACGCTGCACAGCATCAAACCCGCAACATTCAAAGTTATGCTTCAGTTTATTTACACGGATGAATTGCCCGAGGAAGACGAGCTTCAGGACTCTTCTGCCCAGATGTTTCAAGATCTACTCGCTGCGGCCGATCGGTATGCACTGGACCGACTGAAGATTATTTGTGCTCAGAAGCTGTGGGAGAAAGTGTCTGTTGAGACAGTTGCAACTATCTTGGCTTGGGCTGAAACCTACAACTGTCAGCAGTTGAAGAATAAGTGCATTGTCTTCTTTGTGGTGGAGGAAAATTTCAGGAAGGTCATGTTCACTGATGGTTATGGGTTGTTGCTTTTGAAATTCCCAGCTATTATTGCTGAGCTAAGGAAGAGAGTTTAG